The following are from one region of the Pseudazoarcus pumilus genome:
- a CDS encoding ankyrin repeat domain-containing protein, whose translation MVALSLRSILLAAALAMLALGARASSSEALLNAIIDRQPARVAILLDQGVSPEVASAAGEYRGKTALMWAAETGQTDVIRMLVDYGAVVDRGNAKGGTALMYAAVAGRTEAIRSLVEAGADPNHRVRHGWTPLLLATAKGHVEAVRLLTRLGADPSTRDVYGWTLLMHATERADREMVSTLLDLGLDPQQQDASGTDAITLARRGNHADLVELLERARR comes from the coding sequence ATGGTCGCCCTGTCGCTTCGTTCCATCCTGCTCGCCGCCGCACTGGCGATGCTGGCGCTGGGCGCCCGCGCCTCCTCGTCCGAGGCGCTGCTCAACGCCATCATCGACCGCCAGCCCGCGCGCGTGGCGATCCTGCTCGACCAGGGCGTGTCGCCCGAGGTGGCCAGTGCGGCGGGCGAATACCGGGGCAAGACGGCGCTGATGTGGGCGGCCGAGACCGGTCAGACAGACGTCATCCGCATGTTGGTCGACTACGGCGCCGTCGTCGACCGCGGCAACGCCAAGGGCGGCACGGCCCTGATGTATGCCGCCGTCGCCGGACGCACCGAAGCCATCCGCAGCCTCGTCGAGGCCGGCGCCGACCCCAACCATCGCGTGCGCCATGGCTGGACGCCGCTGCTGCTGGCCACCGCCAAGGGTCACGTCGAGGCGGTACGCCTGCTCACCCGGCTGGGCGCCGACCCGAGCACACGCGACGTCTATGGCTGGACGCTGCTGATGCACGCGACCGAGCGCGCCGACCGCGAGATGGTGTCGACCCTGCTGGATCTGGGCCTGGACCCGCAGCAGCAGGACGCCTCGGGCACCGATGCGATCACGCTCGCCCGCCGCGGCAACCACGCCGATCTGGTGGAACTGCTCGAACGCGCCCGCCGTTGA
- a CDS encoding sensor histidine kinase, with protein sequence MARAVGVAAWIARFRASVRLKLLALVLAPLAIGVPLLLGLVWTWGNEAYDRLLNYKVGSDMVTAHEYFDRVREGVGADVVAIAGSHRLVTSLEAADEPGFISLLSLLSREHGLDYLMLLDLDGHPLSSSLADQPPAASRLHWPVVAAAASGAAHNTIELFSPAQLGELDPVLRLRAWLPLVPTRAAAPDPRMAEDRGMMIHAAAPVYDAGGELVAVLEGATLLNGNLGLVDRINEIVYRDGTLPLGSKGTATLFLGDARIATNVRLFEGERALGTRVSQAVRDYVLGEGGTWLGTAFVVNDDYVSGYEPVVNGHGKRIGMLYVGFLERPLRSAMVSAMLVLCAIFVVLSIIGTLLSLRWARNVFGPIERMNRVIGRVEEGEAGARVGAVASRDELGRLAVEFDHLLDTLQAKREELQRWADELDRKVAERTAELEEANETLRRAQQQLVMSEKLAAIGELTAGVAHEVNNPVAVIQGNLDVMKSVLGPAAEPVQREIGLIHAQIDRIRLIVTKLLQFARPGDFAGYTEAVDIAPVVHDCLVLTAHNLDRNDVEVVTHLEATAPVEINRGELQQVLINLIVNAAQAMPDGGTLTLAAHDWSDADGTPAGVELVVRDTGVGIASEDLAAIFDPFFTTKKDSGTGLGLSVTYTIVERYGGRITVASQPGEGTEFHLRLRRQAEFQGGPEAPGFMRRWKG encoded by the coding sequence GTGGCGCGGGCCGTGGGTGTCGCCGCCTGGATCGCACGCTTTCGCGCGTCGGTGCGTCTCAAGCTGCTGGCGCTGGTGCTCGCACCACTGGCCATCGGCGTGCCGCTGCTGCTGGGGCTGGTGTGGACCTGGGGCAACGAGGCCTACGATCGGCTGCTCAACTACAAGGTGGGCTCCGACATGGTCACCGCGCACGAATACTTCGACCGCGTGCGCGAGGGCGTCGGCGCCGACGTGGTCGCGATCGCCGGCTCCCACCGGCTGGTGACCAGCCTTGAGGCTGCCGACGAACCCGGATTCATCTCGCTGTTGTCGCTGCTCTCGCGCGAACATGGGCTCGATTACCTGATGTTGCTCGATCTCGACGGTCACCCGCTGTCGAGTTCGCTCGCCGACCAGCCGCCCGCCGCCTCGCGCCTGCACTGGCCGGTGGTCGCGGCGGCTGCCAGCGGCGCGGCCCACAACACCATCGAGCTGTTCTCGCCCGCGCAACTGGGCGAACTCGACCCGGTGTTGCGCCTGCGCGCCTGGCTGCCGCTGGTGCCCACGCGCGCGGCCGCTCCCGACCCGCGCATGGCCGAGGATCGCGGCATGATGATTCACGCCGCTGCGCCGGTGTACGACGCGGGCGGCGAGCTGGTCGCGGTGCTCGAAGGGGCGACCCTGCTCAACGGCAACCTCGGCCTGGTCGACCGCATCAACGAGATCGTCTATCGCGACGGCACGCTGCCGCTGGGCAGCAAGGGCACGGCGACGCTGTTCCTGGGGGATGCGCGCATCGCCACCAACGTGCGTCTGTTCGAGGGCGAGCGTGCGCTCGGTACGCGCGTGTCGCAGGCGGTGCGCGACTATGTACTGGGCGAAGGCGGCACCTGGCTGGGCACGGCCTTCGTCGTCAACGACGATTACGTGTCCGGCTACGAGCCGGTGGTCAACGGCCACGGCAAGCGCATCGGCATGCTCTACGTGGGCTTTCTCGAACGCCCGCTGCGCAGCGCGATGGTCTCTGCGATGCTCGTGCTGTGCGCGATCTTCGTGGTTCTGAGCATCATCGGCACCTTGCTCAGCCTGCGCTGGGCGCGCAACGTGTTCGGCCCGATCGAGCGCATGAACCGCGTGATCGGCCGCGTCGAGGAAGGCGAGGCCGGCGCGCGCGTTGGCGCGGTGGCGAGCCGCGACGAACTGGGCCGGCTGGCGGTGGAATTCGACCATCTGCTCGACACGCTGCAGGCCAAGCGCGAGGAGCTGCAACGCTGGGCCGATGAACTCGACCGCAAGGTGGCCGAGCGCACTGCCGAACTGGAGGAGGCCAACGAGACGCTGCGCCGCGCCCAGCAGCAACTGGTGATGAGCGAGAAGCTCGCCGCCATCGGCGAACTCACGGCCGGCGTCGCGCACGAGGTCAACAACCCGGTGGCCGTGATCCAGGGCAATCTCGATGTGATGAAGTCCGTGCTGGGCCCCGCCGCCGAGCCGGTGCAGCGCGAGATCGGGCTGATCCACGCCCAGATCGACCGCATCCGCCTGATCGTCACCAAGTTGCTGCAGTTCGCCCGCCCCGGCGATTTCGCCGGCTACACCGAGGCCGTCGACATCGCCCCGGTGGTGCATGACTGCCTGGTGCTGACCGCGCACAACCTGGACCGCAACGACGTCGAGGTGGTCACGCACCTGGAGGCGACGGCGCCGGTCGAGATCAACCGTGGCGAACTCCAGCAGGTGTTGATCAATCTGATCGTCAACGCCGCGCAGGCCATGCCCGATGGCGGCACGCTGACCCTCGCGGCGCACGACTGGAGTGACGCCGACGGCACGCCGGCGGGTGTGGAGCTGGTGGTGCGCGACACCGGTGTGGGGATCGCGTCCGAGGATCTGGCGGCGATCTTCGACCCGTTCTTCACCACCAAGAAGGACAGCGGAACCGGACTGGGCCTGTCGGTGACCTACACCATCGTGGAGCGCTACGGCGGTCGCATCACGGTGGCCAGTCAGCCCGGCGAAGGCACGGAGTTCCACCTGCGGCTGCGCCGTCAGGCGGAGTTCCAGGGCGGGCCGGAGGCGCCCGGATTCATGCGTCGCTGGAAGGGCTGA
- the mobB gene encoding molybdopterin-guanine dinucleotide biosynthesis protein B: MKVIGFAGWSGSGKTTLIERVIEVLAGRGLAVSLIKHAHHKFDVDQPGKDSYRHRHAGAREVLISSGNRWALIHELRGAPEMPLDALLGKLSDCDIALVEGFKRAPIDKIEIYRAGASESMLFPHDAHIVAVATDVADLDTGGRARLDVNDPVEVADFVMAHCLGRAPLDQAG; the protein is encoded by the coding sequence ATGAAGGTGATCGGATTCGCCGGTTGGTCCGGCAGCGGCAAGACCACGCTCATCGAACGGGTCATCGAGGTGCTCGCCGGGCGCGGACTCGCGGTTTCGCTGATCAAGCACGCCCACCACAAGTTCGACGTCGACCAGCCGGGCAAGGACTCCTACCGCCATCGTCATGCCGGCGCGCGCGAGGTGCTGATCAGCTCCGGCAACCGCTGGGCGCTCATCCACGAGTTGCGCGGCGCCCCGGAAATGCCGCTGGACGCCTTGCTGGGCAAGCTCTCCGACTGCGACATCGCGCTCGTCGAGGGCTTCAAGCGAGCGCCCATCGACAAGATCGAGATCTACCGGGCCGGTGCCAGCGAATCGATGCTGTTTCCGCATGACGCGCACATCGTCGCCGTCGCGACCGATGTCGCCGATCTCGATACCGGCGGGCGGGCGCGGCTGGACGTGAACGACCCGGTCGAAGTCGCCGATTTCGTCATGGCGCATTGCCTGGGGCGCGCGCCGCTGGATCAGGCCGGCTGA
- the fmt gene encoding methionyl-tRNA formyltransferase, producing the protein MSAAALRVAFAGTPEFAAVALRALLAAGFDVPLVLTQPDRPSGRGMKLTPSPVKRVAADAGIAVDQPEKLRTPEQRAALAACAPDVLVVAAYGILLPPEALAIPRLGCVNIHASLLPRWRGAAPIHRAIEAGDAETGITIMQMDEGLDTGPMLLARSLDIAPDDTTVSLHDRLAALGGELIVEALPRLAAGQLDAVAQPVDGVSYAAKIARAESAVDWTQPADVIARRVRAFDPFPGMVSRLRDTPVKFWRARVAAEAGAPGEVIAAGPEGVVVGCGAGALCVTELQRPGSRRMHVEEFLRGFPIARGERFVHADA; encoded by the coding sequence GTGAGCGCGGCCGCGTTGCGCGTTGCCTTCGCCGGCACGCCCGAGTTTGCCGCGGTGGCCCTGCGCGCGCTGCTCGCCGCCGGTTTCGACGTGCCGCTGGTGCTGACCCAGCCCGATCGCCCCTCCGGGCGCGGCATGAAGCTCACGCCCAGCCCGGTCAAGCGTGTCGCGGCTGACGCCGGCATCGCGGTCGACCAACCCGAGAAGCTGCGCACGCCCGAACAGCGCGCGGCGCTCGCCGCCTGCGCGCCCGACGTGCTGGTGGTCGCCGCCTACGGCATCCTGCTGCCGCCCGAGGCGCTGGCCATTCCCCGTCTGGGCTGCGTCAACATCCATGCATCGCTGCTGCCGCGCTGGCGTGGCGCCGCCCCCATCCATCGCGCCATCGAGGCCGGCGACGCCGAAACCGGCATCACCATCATGCAGATGGACGAGGGGCTGGATACCGGCCCGATGTTGCTTGCCCGCTCGCTCGACATCGCGCCCGACGACACCACCGTGAGCCTGCACGACCGGCTCGCTGCGCTCGGCGGTGAGCTCATCGTCGAGGCCCTGCCGAGGCTTGCCGCGGGGCAACTCGACGCGGTCGCGCAACCGGTCGACGGCGTGAGCTACGCGGCCAAGATCGCGCGCGCCGAATCGGCTGTGGACTGGACCCAGCCCGCCGACGTGATCGCGCGCCGCGTGCGTGCCTTCGATCCGTTTCCGGGCATGGTGTCGCGTTTGCGCGATACGCCGGTCAAGTTCTGGCGCGCGCGCGTCGCCGCCGAGGCGGGCGCGCCAGGTGAGGTGATTGCGGCTGGGCCGGAGGGCGTGGTCGTCGGCTGTGGTGCCGGTGCCCTTTGCGTGACCGAACTGCAGCGTCCGGGCAGTCGGCGCATGCACGTCGAAGAGTTTCTGCGTGGTTTCCCGATCGCGCGCGGTGAGCGTTTCGTGCACGCTGACGCTTGA
- the htpX gene encoding zinc metalloprotease HtpX — MYGNWIKTSMLMAGIVALFGTVGALIGGRDGMLLALVFGGATNLWAYWFSDKMVLRMYRAREVDETTSPYLYNMVRELAQRADLPMPKVYLIDEAQPNAFATGRNPDNAAVAATTGIVQLLSERELRGVMAHELSHVKNRDILISTMSATVAGAITVLAQFGMFFGGRGEDRPHPVLAILVMLLAPIAAMIIQMAISRTREFGADRGGAEISGDPLALAAALAKIESYARGTPLATAERHPETAQMMIMNPLAGGMRGLFSTHPDTRERIARLQAMAR, encoded by the coding sequence ATGTACGGAAACTGGATCAAGACCTCGATGCTGATGGCCGGCATCGTCGCGCTCTTCGGCACCGTCGGCGCGCTCATCGGCGGGCGCGACGGCATGCTGCTGGCGCTCGTCTTCGGCGGCGCGACCAACCTGTGGGCCTACTGGTTCTCGGACAAGATGGTGCTGCGCATGTACCGGGCGCGCGAGGTCGACGAGACCACTTCGCCCTATCTGTACAACATGGTGCGCGAGCTCGCGCAACGCGCCGATCTGCCCATGCCCAAGGTGTACCTGATCGACGAGGCCCAGCCCAACGCCTTCGCCACCGGCCGCAACCCGGACAACGCCGCGGTGGCGGCGACCACCGGCATCGTGCAACTGCTCTCCGAGCGCGAGCTGCGCGGCGTGATGGCGCACGAGCTGTCGCACGTCAAGAATCGCGACATCCTGATCTCGACGATGTCTGCCACGGTGGCCGGTGCGATCACCGTGCTCGCGCAGTTCGGCATGTTCTTCGGCGGACGCGGCGAGGATCGCCCGCATCCGGTGCTGGCGATCCTGGTCATGCTGCTCGCGCCGATCGCGGCGATGATCATCCAGATGGCGATTTCGCGCACCCGCGAATTCGGCGCCGACCGCGGCGGTGCCGAGATCTCGGGCGATCCGCTGGCGCTCGCCGCGGCGCTGGCGAAGATCGAGTCCTACGCGCGCGGCACGCCGCTGGCCACTGCCGAGCGCCATCCCGAGACCGCACAGATGATGATCATGAACCCGCTCGCAGGGGGAATGCGCGGCCTGTTCTCGACGCACCCGGACACGCGTGAACGGATCGCCCGGCTGCAGGCGATGGCGCGCTGA
- a CDS encoding Rieske (2Fe-2S) protein — MDRRSFVRNCTLAAGLFASGVAVPARAVPRRYARVRLLDATGEPLRASSLEPRAQYVFAYPFAATPCFLFDLGRAVPGRNGLETEAGEHYDWPGGVGPGRSLVAYSAICAHKMAHPTPTISYISFRSARNEYEPPEGVISCCAENSRYDPAGGARVIDGPAGQPLAAILLEHDVASDGLFAVGTLGGELFRRFFDEFEARLSLEYPNGDAREPLAGETVVRRLEDFSDNVVSC, encoded by the coding sequence ATGGATCGACGTTCCTTCGTACGCAACTGCACCCTGGCCGCCGGCCTGTTCGCCAGCGGCGTGGCGGTGCCCGCCCGCGCCGTGCCGCGCCGCTACGCCCGCGTGCGTCTGCTCGACGCGACTGGCGAACCGCTGCGCGCGTCGAGCCTGGAGCCGCGCGCGCAGTACGTGTTCGCCTATCCGTTCGCGGCCACGCCGTGCTTCCTGTTCGATCTGGGTCGGGCGGTGCCGGGACGCAACGGCCTCGAGACCGAGGCCGGTGAGCACTACGACTGGCCCGGCGGGGTCGGGCCCGGACGTTCGCTGGTGGCGTACTCGGCGATCTGCGCGCACAAGATGGCGCATCCGACGCCGACCATCAGCTACATCTCGTTCCGGTCGGCGCGCAACGAGTACGAGCCACCCGAAGGGGTGATCAGCTGTTGCGCCGAGAACAGCCGCTACGATCCTGCCGGCGGCGCGCGCGTGATCGACGGGCCCGCGGGTCAGCCGCTGGCCGCGATCCTGCTCGAACACGATGTGGCCAGCGACGGCCTTTTCGCGGTCGGCACGCTCGGCGGGGAACTGTTCAGGCGATTCTTCGACGAGTTCGAGGCGCGATTGTCGCTGGAGTATCCCAACGGTGACGCGCGCGAACCGCTGGCGGGCGAGACGGTGGTGCGTCGCCTCGAGGATTTCAGCGACAACGTGGTTTCATGCTGA
- the def gene encoding peptide deformylase, translated as MALLPILRYPDDRLHKVAKPVEVVDDKIRKLVADMAETMYEAPGIGLAATQVNVHKRVIVIDVTEDRSDLKVFINPEILERSGEQVCEEGCLSVPGIYERVVRAAEIRVAALNEHGERFELEADGLLAVCIQHEIDHLDGKVFVEYLSQLKLNRIKSKLAKRARITA; from the coding sequence ATGGCCCTGTTACCCATTCTCCGATATCCCGACGATCGCCTGCACAAGGTCGCCAAGCCCGTAGAGGTCGTGGACGACAAGATCCGCAAGCTCGTCGCCGACATGGCCGAGACCATGTACGAGGCGCCGGGCATCGGCCTGGCGGCCACGCAGGTCAATGTTCACAAGCGTGTCATCGTCATCGACGTGACCGAGGATCGCTCGGATCTGAAGGTGTTCATCAACCCCGAGATCCTCGAACGATCCGGCGAACAGGTGTGCGAGGAAGGCTGCCTGTCCGTGCCCGGCATCTACGAGCGCGTCGTGCGCGCGGCCGAGATCCGGGTCGCGGCCCTGAACGAGCACGGCGAGCGTTTCGAGCTCGAGGCCGACGGTTTGCTCGCGGTGTGCATCCAGCACGAGATCGATCACCTCGACGGCAAGGTCTTCGTCGAATATCTGTCGCAACTCAAACTCAACCGGATCAAGAGCAAGCTCGCCAAGCGCGCGCGGATCACCGCGTGA
- a CDS encoding LysM peptidoglycan-binding domain-containing protein — MTRIIFPLLCAAATLFASPTVAQSSGVLAADAPDTYTVQRGDTLWGISQRFLNEPWRWPEVWRMNREAVSNPHLIYPGQVIVLDRNGPTLSIGRVITDQKLSPQVRTEPLENAIQSIPVADIEPFLNRPLVLDESTIAGAATIVATENQRVFMGNGDTIFAKDITAGAETWQIVRAARPLVDPVTKETLAYEAQYLGLARLTVPGKPASGEHPEVPATLQIVNAVEEIGPGDRLVRAEQPSNLSYVPHTPSHDLDGRILGIYRGVAETGRHYVVTLNIGKREGLEIGHVLALHRERGTVRYDGDGRKETFDLPDKRYGVLFVFRVFERVAYAMVMDTDGHVSVGDLVRRP; from the coding sequence ATGACCCGCATTATATTCCCTCTTCTGTGCGCTGCCGCGACCCTGTTCGCGAGCCCCACCGTCGCGCAGTCTTCCGGCGTACTCGCGGCCGACGCCCCGGACACCTACACGGTGCAGCGCGGCGACACCTTGTGGGGCATTTCCCAGCGCTTCCTGAACGAGCCATGGCGCTGGCCCGAGGTGTGGCGCATGAACCGCGAAGCGGTGAGCAATCCCCACCTGATCTACCCGGGACAGGTCATCGTCCTCGACCGCAACGGTCCGACCCTGTCGATCGGGCGCGTGATCACCGACCAGAAGCTCTCCCCGCAGGTGCGCACCGAGCCGCTGGAGAACGCCATCCAGAGCATCCCGGTGGCGGACATCGAGCCCTTCCTGAACCGCCCGCTGGTGCTCGACGAGTCGACCATCGCCGGCGCCGCGACCATCGTCGCGACCGAGAACCAGCGCGTCTTCATGGGGAACGGCGACACCATCTTCGCTAAGGACATCACCGCCGGCGCAGAGACCTGGCAGATCGTGCGCGCGGCACGCCCGCTGGTCGACCCGGTCACCAAGGAAACCCTGGCCTACGAGGCGCAATACCTCGGGCTGGCCCGCCTGACCGTTCCGGGCAAACCGGCCAGCGGCGAGCACCCCGAAGTGCCGGCGACGCTGCAGATCGTCAACGCCGTCGAGGAAATCGGCCCGGGCGACCGGCTGGTGCGTGCCGAACAGCCCAGCAACCTGTCCTACGTGCCGCACACGCCGAGCCACGATCTGGACGGGCGCATCCTCGGCATCTACCGGGGCGTGGCCGAGACCGGCCGCCACTACGTCGTGACGCTCAACATCGGCAAGCGCGAGGGCCTCGAGATCGGCCACGTGCTGGCCCTGCACCGCGAGCGCGGCACGGTGCGCTACGACGGTGACGGTCGCAAGGAGACCTTCGACCTGCCGGACAAACGCTACGGCGTGCTCTTCGTGTTCCGCGTGTTCGAGCGCGTCGCCTACGCCATGGTCATGGACACCGACGGCCACGTCTCGGTGGGAGACCTCGTCCGCCGTCCATGA
- a CDS encoding sigma-54-dependent transcriptional regulator: MQQAGDIAQGASGPAPDDLAWPRHSILIVDDEEGMRSFLERALAPRCAHVESAVDVETARARMERRHFDLLILDIALPGKSGIEWLRELREAGVGVDVILITAFADLESAIDALRGGASDFILKPFRIDQILNAIKNCFQRARLARENYVLRRELSERDDASGDGLVGESEAMRSLREILHRVAATPSTVLLQGESGTGKEVVARALHRLSDRAARAFVPVNCAAIPSELIESELFGHVKGAFTGAAASRNGLFYYANGGTLFLDEISELPLSMQSRLLRVLEERRLRPVGSERELPVDVRIIAASNRDLLQAVRDGVFREDLYFRLAVVDLAVPPLRERADDVPALVAHFVAQLAGRLGVQPLAVPSEVMGALCAYHWPGNVRELRNFVERSLILGGFSTASLVAQPRAARTADPELSLEEVERRHILGALEACGGNKTEAARRLGVSRKTLERKCAEWDQETA, encoded by the coding sequence ATGCAGCAAGCAGGTGACATCGCGCAGGGCGCGTCCGGCCCGGCGCCGGACGATCTCGCCTGGCCGCGTCACTCCATCCTGATCGTCGACGACGAGGAAGGCATGCGCAGCTTCCTCGAGCGTGCGCTGGCGCCGCGCTGCGCCCACGTCGAATCGGCGGTGGATGTGGAAACCGCGCGCGCGCGCATGGAGCGTCGCCACTTCGACCTGCTGATCCTCGACATTGCCCTGCCGGGCAAGTCGGGCATCGAGTGGCTGCGCGAACTGCGTGAAGCGGGCGTTGGCGTCGACGTGATCCTGATCACCGCCTTCGCCGACCTGGAGAGCGCCATCGACGCGCTGCGTGGCGGTGCCTCGGACTTCATCCTCAAGCCCTTCCGTATCGACCAGATCCTGAACGCGATCAAGAACTGCTTCCAGCGCGCCCGCCTGGCGCGCGAGAATTACGTGCTGCGGCGCGAACTGTCCGAGCGCGACGACGCCAGCGGCGACGGCCTGGTGGGCGAATCGGAGGCGATGCGTTCGCTGCGCGAGATCCTCCATCGCGTCGCCGCGACCCCCAGCACGGTGCTGCTGCAGGGGGAGTCGGGCACCGGCAAGGAAGTCGTGGCGCGCGCGCTGCACCGCCTGTCGGATCGCGCCGCGCGCGCCTTCGTACCGGTCAATTGCGCGGCGATCCCGTCGGAACTGATCGAGAGCGAGCTCTTCGGCCACGTCAAAGGGGCGTTTACCGGCGCCGCGGCGAGTCGCAACGGCCTGTTCTACTACGCCAACGGCGGCACGCTGTTCCTCGACGAGATCAGCGAGTTGCCGCTGTCGATGCAAAGCCGGCTGCTGCGCGTGCTCGAGGAGCGCCGCTTGCGCCCGGTCGGCTCCGAGCGCGAACTGCCGGTCGATGTGCGCATCATCGCCGCGTCCAACCGCGATCTGCTGCAGGCAGTGCGCGACGGCGTGTTCCGCGAGGACCTGTACTTCCGCCTGGCGGTGGTCGATCTGGCGGTGCCGCCGTTGCGCGAGCGCGCCGACGACGTGCCGGCGCTGGTCGCGCATTTCGTCGCGCAACTGGCCGGGCGGCTGGGCGTGCAGCCGCTGGCCGTGCCGTCCGAGGTGATGGGCGCGCTGTGCGCCTATCATTGGCCGGGGAACGTGCGCGAGCTGCGCAATTTCGTCGAGCGTTCGCTGATCCTGGGCGGTTTTTCCACCGCGTCGCTGGTCGCGCAGCCCAGGGCCGCACGCACGGCCGACCCCGAACTGTCGCTCGAGGAAGTCGAGCGGCGTCACATCCTCGGCGCGCTCGAGGCCTGTGGCGGCAACAAGACCGAAGCGGCACGCCGGCTGGGCGTGTCGCGCAAGACGCTGGAGAGGAAATGCGCCGAATGGGACCAGGAAACAGCATGA
- the apbC gene encoding iron-sulfur cluster carrier protein ApbC: protein MSELSREAVEAALAKVVEPHLGRDLVSAGCVGDIQVEADRVRVDLVMGFPVRGLVADLGKRVRGALAGLPASSIEVGVSTAIMPREADAQDPVSLPGVRNVIAVSSGKGGVGKSTTAVNLALALSGEGARVGLLDADIYGPSLPRMLGISGRPSSKDGKRFQPMTHYGVQAMSAGFLIDEEEPMVWRGAMATQALEQLMRDTEWEDLDYLIVDMPPGTGDIQLTLAQRVKVAGAVIVTTPQDIALLDASRGYKMFEKVGVPVLGIIENMGMHHCSECGHEEHVFGEGGGQRMAEKYGLDLLGSLPLDIRIREQADSGKPSVIADPDGAIAQAYREVARNMAARLALRHADAAGAFPEISISDD, encoded by the coding sequence ATGTCGGAATTGAGCCGTGAGGCTGTCGAGGCGGCGCTTGCGAAAGTTGTCGAGCCGCATCTGGGGCGCGATCTGGTGTCGGCCGGCTGTGTCGGCGACATCCAGGTCGAGGCCGATCGGGTGCGCGTCGATCTGGTGATGGGTTTTCCGGTGCGCGGCCTCGTCGCCGACCTGGGCAAGCGGGTGCGCGGCGCGCTGGCCGGGCTGCCGGCCTCCAGCATCGAGGTCGGGGTGAGCACGGCGATCATGCCGCGCGAGGCTGATGCGCAAGACCCGGTCTCCCTGCCCGGCGTGCGCAACGTCATCGCCGTGTCCTCCGGCAAGGGCGGGGTGGGCAAGTCCACGACGGCGGTCAATCTGGCGCTGGCGCTGTCCGGCGAGGGTGCGCGCGTGGGCCTGCTCGACGCCGACATCTACGGCCCCAGCCTGCCGCGCATGCTGGGCATCTCGGGCCGGCCGTCGTCGAAGGATGGCAAGCGCTTCCAGCCCATGACGCACTATGGCGTGCAGGCCATGTCGGCCGGCTTCCTGATCGACGAGGAAGAACCCATGGTGTGGCGCGGCGCGATGGCTACCCAGGCGCTCGAACAACTGATGCGCGACACCGAATGGGAGGATCTCGACTACCTCATCGTGGACATGCCGCCGGGCACCGGCGACATCCAGCTCACGCTGGCGCAGCGCGTCAAGGTGGCTGGCGCGGTGATCGTCACGACGCCGCAGGATATCGCGCTGCTCGACGCCAGCCGCGGCTACAAGATGTTCGAGAAGGTCGGCGTGCCGGTGCTGGGCATCATCGAGAACATGGGGATGCACCACTGCAGCGAATGCGGGCACGAGGAGCATGTCTTCGGCGAAGGGGGCGGGCAGCGCATGGCCGAAAAATACGGCCTCGACCTGCTCGGCTCGCTGCCGCTGGACATCCGCATCCGCGAGCAGGCCGACAGTGGCAAGCCCAGCGTGATCGCCGACCCGGACGGCGCCATCGCGCAGGCCTATCGCGAAGTCGCGCGCAACATGGCGGCGCGACTGGCGTTACGCCACGCGGATGCGGCCGGCGCCTTCCCCGAGATTTCGATCAGCGACGACTGA